Proteins from one Bacteriovorax sp. BAL6_X genomic window:
- a CDS encoding thioredoxin domain-containing protein — MSKRLTIPFLFAFIALFLASCQSKQSASDLQKTLEKNPEILTEVMKKNPQLFMETLQKMASQMREKALEDRNKKEQEILEAAFKNPIEVEKHSEDLIIGNPNAKVIIYEYSDFQCPFCYRALETVKQVLDDYKDDVAFVYRHLPIDSIHPNARLAAKYYEAIRIEYGQKAFDFHETILKNQNKVRHGEKYFISLVKEMKLDVNKIKRLVNSKRVENKIAADVASANKLGFSGTPGFVVAGVPVKGAYPYSHFKMILDRRLNGNSKDPASEMAKIK; from the coding sequence ATGTCTAAGCGATTAACCATTCCATTTCTTTTTGCCTTTATTGCGCTATTCTTGGCATCTTGCCAGTCAAAGCAATCAGCAAGTGATCTTCAAAAAACATTGGAGAAGAATCCTGAAATCTTAACTGAAGTCATGAAAAAAAATCCACAACTGTTCATGGAAACACTTCAGAAGATGGCCTCTCAAATGAGAGAGAAGGCCCTTGAAGATCGCAATAAGAAAGAGCAAGAGATTTTAGAAGCAGCTTTTAAAAATCCAATTGAAGTTGAAAAACACAGCGAAGACTTAATTATTGGTAATCCGAATGCAAAAGTTATTATTTATGAATACTCTGATTTTCAGTGTCCATTCTGTTATCGCGCTCTAGAGACTGTTAAGCAGGTTCTTGATGATTATAAGGATGACGTTGCTTTTGTCTATCGTCATCTACCTATTGATTCTATTCACCCTAATGCTAGACTTGCGGCCAAGTACTATGAGGCCATTCGAATTGAGTATGGACAAAAGGCATTTGATTTTCATGAGACTATTTTGAAGAATCAAAATAAGGTTCGCCATGGTGAGAAGTACTTTATTAGCTTAGTTAAAGAGATGAAGTTAGATGTTAACAAAATTAAACGACTCGTAAATTCTAAACGCGTTGAAAATAAGATTGCTGCGGACGTAGCAAGTGCAAATAAACTGGGCTTTAGTGGCACTCCTGGTTTTGTCGTGGCCGGTGTTCCAGTTAAGGGCGCATACCCTTATTCTCATTTTAAAATGATCTTAGACCGTCGCTTGAATGGAAACTCTAAGGATCCAGCAAGTGAAATGGCAAAGATCAAATAA
- a CDS encoding sensor histidine kinase KdpD, with product MKPYIVLIFTALIVAFFSGSFVLKTFAPRFASQYQIDEINELKVKMQTTITPYAIVNFSSLYYSDEQFQLLNPSLAIEEFDASLLSSSKGCSNIEILQSQLTGTRKKGVWEQIRCGRIRNIPNWFVKSPPYIHESGVSYAYLLFQYQLATGQASQTSWVRRRLSYFHVSELAQLQREIGPLGGIYGLLASLSQETLQDIINEEGTILAKNFLLARIKYPRQYNVLEYRFYANDSIERFLDQTPYQITRARAGKWCVYNDGPICWRQNTRHLLQSVSTSTLTSFTGIIVIFFIILWLLFSKIKDDKVEESRKKMALQVLTHEFRTPVASLLLIVEKMNRSLGSLPEDQQEDVLRIAGEVYRLQRLTEKSKHYLQGSNASGMLTFSYEKLDHLDDLIYDTIIPIKETYDKEIEIFIDVQDTIFVDYYWFQILIKNLVENSFIHGAEEHYLKIYEKDKFFVVEVGDGGEITKDLDTLTSEFVKGSKSSGTGLGLNIIKNIVDEWGGKIELVKKPTKFIITLPKRK from the coding sequence ATGAAACCTTATATTGTACTTATATTCACGGCGTTAATTGTGGCCTTCTTTTCTGGAAGTTTTGTTTTAAAAACTTTCGCTCCTCGTTTTGCCAGTCAGTATCAAATTGACGAAATTAATGAGCTAAAAGTTAAGATGCAGACCACGATTACTCCTTACGCCATCGTAAATTTCTCATCACTATATTACTCCGATGAGCAATTCCAGCTTCTTAATCCGTCTCTTGCAATCGAAGAATTTGATGCATCTCTACTTTCAAGTTCAAAGGGTTGTTCAAATATTGAAATTCTTCAGTCTCAATTAACTGGAACACGCAAGAAGGGAGTATGGGAGCAAATTCGCTGTGGTAGAATTAGAAATATTCCAAATTGGTTTGTTAAATCTCCCCCTTATATTCACGAGTCAGGAGTAAGTTACGCTTATCTCTTATTTCAATATCAATTGGCCACTGGACAGGCCTCTCAGACGTCTTGGGTAAGGCGCAGACTTTCTTATTTTCATGTCTCGGAACTTGCTCAACTTCAACGTGAGATTGGGCCACTTGGTGGGATCTATGGACTTCTAGCAAGTCTTTCACAAGAAACTCTTCAGGATATTATTAATGAAGAGGGGACAATCCTTGCTAAGAATTTCTTACTTGCAAGGATTAAGTATCCAAGACAGTATAATGTCTTAGAATACCGTTTCTATGCCAATGATTCCATTGAAAGATTCTTAGATCAGACACCCTATCAAATCACAAGAGCACGTGCTGGAAAGTGGTGTGTTTATAATGATGGACCAATCTGTTGGAGACAAAACACGAGACACCTCTTACAGTCTGTTTCGACATCAACCCTGACTTCATTTACAGGTATTATTGTCATCTTCTTTATCATTCTTTGGCTGCTCTTTAGTAAGATTAAGGATGATAAGGTAGAAGAGAGTCGAAAGAAGATGGCCCTTCAAGTTCTAACTCACGAGTTTAGAACTCCTGTTGCATCTCTACTACTTATCGTTGAAAAAATGAATCGTTCACTGGGTTCTTTGCCGGAAGATCAACAAGAAGATGTTCTGCGTATAGCAGGTGAAGTTTATCGCCTACAACGCCTTACGGAGAAGTCTAAGCACTATCTACAAGGTTCAAATGCTTCAGGTATGCTAACTTTCAGTTATGAAAAGTTAGATCATTTGGATGACCTTATTTATGATACAATCATTCCTATTAAGGAAACTTACGATAAGGAAATTGAAATCTTTATAGATGTTCAGGATACAATCTTTGTTGATTACTATTGGTTTCAAATTTTAATAAAGAATCTGGTTGAAAACTCTTTTATTCATGGTGCAGAAGAACATTATTTGAAGATCTATGAAAAGGACAAATTCTTTGTTGTTGAAGTTGGTGATGGTGGTGAGATTACAAAGGATCTCGATACACTTACGAGTGAGTTTGTAAAAGGTTCTAAGAGTTCTGGTACTGGTTTAGGTTTAAATATTATTAAAAATATTGTTGATGAATGGGGCGGGAAAATTGAGTTGGTAAAGAAGCCGACGAAATTTATTATTACGCTACCTAAAAGGAAGTAA
- a CDS encoding response regulator transcription factor, which translates to MDKILLVEDDVSLGKGILDFLKMEGFDTTWAQTLEEARKIDLKGFNLIIQDWMLPDGQGIDFLKEIRANNNNTPMIILTAKTDLIDKVVGLESGANDYMTKPFESRELLARIRVQLRIGDQGAMAKDIDTKGVLTLGKLKIDNDTREVTWDGSLVELTKMEFDFLKLLVENPNRALSRDEILNKVWGYECYPSTRTVDTHVLQLRQKFNENLIETVRGIGYKLRPQFAQ; encoded by the coding sequence ATGGATAAGATTCTATTAGTTGAAGACGATGTTTCATTGGGAAAAGGAATACTTGATTTTCTTAAAATGGAAGGATTTGACACAACTTGGGCACAAACTCTTGAAGAGGCTAGAAAAATTGATCTAAAAGGATTTAATCTTATCATTCAAGACTGGATGCTTCCTGATGGGCAAGGGATCGACTTTCTTAAAGAGATTCGTGCCAATAATAATAACACGCCAATGATTATTCTAACGGCCAAGACTGATCTTATTGATAAAGTCGTAGGTCTTGAGTCTGGTGCAAATGATTATATGACTAAGCCATTTGAGTCTCGCGAGCTCCTTGCTCGTATCCGTGTTCAGCTTCGTATTGGTGATCAAGGGGCCATGGCCAAGGATATTGATACAAAAGGTGTGTTAACTCTTGGAAAACTTAAAATTGATAATGATACAAGAGAAGTAACTTGGGACGGAAGCTTAGTCGAACTAACTAAAATGGAGTTTGATTTCTTAAAGCTTCTTGTTGAAAATCCAAACCGTGCTCTTTCTCGTGACGAAATTTTAAATAAGGTATGGGGATATGAATGCTATCCATCAACTCGTACAGTGGATACACACGTTCTTCAATTACGTCAGAAGTTTAATGAGAATTTAATTGAAACAGTTCGTGGAATTGGTTACAAACTTCGCCCGCAATTTGCTCAATAA